The Chloroflexota bacterium genome includes the window TCGGCGCCGAGCTGCGCAGCCAGAACCACGAACCACGGGAGCGTGTGCACGATAAGCTCGGCGAAGTACAGGTGCGCCGCGGTCGCTGGGGCCATCGGCACCGTATCGAACTCATCTCGGCGAATCCCGAAGCAATCCGCGAACTCGAGAAACATGTCCGGATGACCCGCGCTTCCGGGCAGGAGACCGCGGGTCTCCTCTTCGACCACCTCGAAGAGGCGCGGCTGAAACACGGGGTCGCTGCACGCGAGGTACCGCAGCATGGCGATGCGCGGCACCGCCCGGCGAAACTGGTAATCCTGCAGGGCCCAGGCGCGGATGTGGTCGCGGCTCGCCGTACCGGCGCTGACAGCCCGGACGAACGGGTGGTGCACGCGCAGATTCGGTGACGTCGCGATCTCCTGGGTGAGTCGGCGCACGAACTCGACCGAAGATACCGGCTGGGCCGCGCCACTCATGCGCTCGTCATACCTGACCCGGCGTCTCGCCCCGTGTCAATGGAACGTCCACAGATGGACGTTCCAGGCGACGTCGCTCGTCGGTACGACAGGCTGCGGGCCCGTCAGGCCGGCGGCAACAGCGGTTGTCGTTGGATTGAAGTACAGGGAGATCACTGCCGCGTCCTCGCTGAAGATGCGCGCCATGTCAGACAACAATCCTACACGGTCGGCTCGGTCGAGGGTCGAGTTTAACCGGTCGACGAGCCCGTCGAATTCTGGGTTCACCCAGCCTCCGCGGTTGGACCCGCTCCACCGATTGTCTGGTCGCGGAATCTCACTGCTGGCGTGGTCGGCGAGCGTCGCCTCGCCAGCTGGCCCGCTCGTGGTCGAAAGCCCAGAGTTTGTGTTGCGGAGCTGGCCGTCGCGGGCCTGCACGGCCGGCCACACCACCTCCTCAATTCGGAATCCAGCTTGGCGCCAGGTCGACGCCATGATGGACATCTCCGTCTCGTTTTGTGGCGACTGCAAGACCGCCAGCTCGGTCTCGAACGCCGCGCCGCGCGGCCCGACGAACACCCCGTTGGCCGCCTTTCGGAACCCGGCTTCACTCATGAGCTGCTCGCTCCGCCGAACGTCAAACGGGTATTTCGTGGCCGCCCTATCCACGTCAGCGAAGTAGTCCGCGGTGGGTGGGACGGGATTCTCCGTCATGATTCCCTCGCCCTCGAACAGGGCTGCGTTGAGGGTCTCCTTGTCCACTGCGTAGGCCAACGCGCGCCGCACGTTTGGGTCGCGCAGCTCGCGCGGATCAGCGTACTCGGCGCGCTGCTGAATCTGCGTCCATCGCCAGAGGCCCGGGTAGACGAGCACGGAGCCGGCGTTGAGCGGCGACCACCGCTGGCGCAATATGAGACCTTGCTGGAACCGAATCGAGTCGTCGATGGTCATGTGCGCCTCTCCCGCCAGCAGGTTGGCGAGCGTGGTGTTGAAGTCGGGCACCCAGGTAACGCGAATACGCTCGATGTTCGGGCGGCCTAGGGCATGCCCGTCGAATGCAACGCCCTCCAGGAACGTTCCCGGCTCCCACCGATCTAGTCGATAGGGACCAAGCCCGATGAACTCCGTGGACCAGTAGGGGAGCGCGGCAAACTGGTCCCAATTGGCCTGGGCGAAAGCGGGCTCCAGAATGTGGCGGGGGAGCGCCGGAAACGATGGGGACGTGCCACCGCCACCCGCCGCCTCCAGCGCGCCGGCGTCCGGATAGAGCCGCTTCCACCGGATGAGCACCGTTCGATCGTCGGGCGCGAGGACCTCCTCCATCAGACCGACTGGCGGTGAGGTGGCCTGTCCAAGCTGAGGAACGGCATACACATGCCAGGAAAACACGAAATCGCTTGCGGTAAGGGGATGCCCATCGTGCCAGGTCAATCCCGATCGAAGATGGTAGGTGGTTTCCATACGGCCATCCGCGAATACCTGCCACGAGTCCGTGCCCAGCAGCGGCAGCGTGTCCGCCAGATATGGCTGGGCGAGCCCCCGGTCATCGGGGAGCACCAGTCCCGCGTTGAAGAGCCTTGTCTGGCTTCCACTGGTGAGACCGAGCGATTGGATCGGCTTGGCAGCCAGACTCGGCATCTCAGACCGCGCGGCCAACACGAGCGTTCGCGCCCGTCGTTGCGTGCCCGGCTCTGCGTTTGCGCCCTCCCGTGCTCCGCTCTGCGGAGCACAGGAGGAGGAAAGCCAGAAACTCATGAGAATGAGAACGACCAGCCACTTCATGATCAGCACCCCCGGGAGATTCCGGAAGCACTATGGACCGAAATCCCCTCGCGCTGCCCCGTCCGGAGGGGTGGTGGGCGCTTCGCCCGCGGGGTGGGACGCAGGGGCACGGCCCGTTCGTCATCAGAACTGGCGAGCGCATGCGCCGACGCCAGAGATCAGGCGCCGTCCGACCCCGTTGGCCTATAGCGGCGACGTCACCCCGAGAAGGGCGAAGATCTGTGGCAACAGGAAGAGCCGGCGATCGTCCCGAATCAACGGCGCGCCGACGATGTCGGGCCCCTGCTTGGCCGCGCTCGAGCGAGCTTCGGCCTTTCGCCGCGCGACATCATCCTGGCGCCGGCCGCCTCCCGCTTCCAGCGCCTGGGAGACTTCGTCGAATTCGAGCCAGCGTACGTCGTCCGGGGCGTCGATGCAGCCCACGCGGGCAAGATGCTGGCCCACCCGCGCGATGGCATCATCGAACGCCTTCGCGCCCTTCCGGATGACGAGGTCCCGAAACTCATCGATCGCGTGAAGCGCCTCGTCAAGCCGTCCCTGCCCCACGCCGCCCTGGAGCAGCGCCGTTGGACAAACGACGGCGCGGACCGGGGCGAACCACTGATTCGCGCGGATCCTCCGCAGCCGAAACCACGCCTCGTGCAGCTCCTCGCCGCTCACTCCCGTCGGGGGGAACGCCGCCATCCGTTCGAGGTCCTCCTGTACCTGCGGCCGGACATCGTCGCGCCACGTCCCGAGGACGTCGCGGAATCGAATGGTCCGGTCGTTCACGTTGCGAATTCGTGCCTCAATGTCGCGGTCGGCCAGACCAGAAGGAACCACGGCTAGGTAGAGCTGACCTTCGACGGACCGTTCGCGGATCTCATACAGGGGAAAGTACAGACTTTCCAGCGCGTGCGTGAGCCCGTACGTGAACGCGTGAACCGCGCCGGTCAGCTCCAAGGGCGTCGGGTGCGTCGGGAGTGTCCCTCCCACCCGTAGCCAGCAAAGCTGGCCGTCACCTGCCGGCCGCCAGGAGCGGGCGTGATGAGCTGCGGCGGTCATGGCAGCCTCCTAGTTCCGCGTGACGGCGAGAAGCTGGATGGGCTTCGGCTCCTGATGTACGCATGACCACGAGTCGCCGCGGTCCGGGCTCATCCAAATCTCGCCCCCCTTGACCGCGCCGCCCGCGACGGCGTAGTTCCCCATGAACTCGCTCGCACTGAAATACACCCGGTCGCCGTCGACGGGATCGGCGCACATCCCGTTGGTTGGCCGTACGATCATCTCGGGCAGCCCGCCCTCGAGCTGGTGCCAGCTCACGCCATCGTCCAGACTGCGAAAGACCCCCGACTCCGCGCCGGTCGGCCGAAGCCACGACGGTGGGCTCCCCTTGGTCGCGGTGAGGAACAGGGCAGGGCGCTCTCCGCCCAGCACGGCGAAGGCCACGACGTCGTCGCGGGTGATCCCCGACTCGACCTGGACCCAGTCGCGACCGTAGTCCTCGCTCCGATACAGGGCTCGGGCGGTCCCACCGAAGACGACGTTCTCGCGGGTCGGGTGGCTGTGCACGATGTGGCAGTCGATGTACTCGATGCCGTCGGTGATGTCCTCCCAGCTCACCCCGAAGTCGTCGCTTCGGAGAAAGCCGCCATGTTCGATGGCCACGTAGATCCTGCGGGAATCGTGGGGCTCGATGTGCATCGATTTCACGTGCCCATCGTAGGGATACTGGGGGAACCACCACTTGTCGCGGGCGGCATCCGGCTGGCGTCGCAGCGAGGTCAGCTCCACCCAGCTATCGCCGCAGTCCTGCGATCGGAAGAGCGCGACGGGCTCCATGCCCGCGTACACGGTGGACGGGTTCGATGGGTCGACGTGCAGGTAGTAGACCGACCCGGCGAACGCATGGTCCCAAGAAGCGCCGCGGTCGCTGGAGGTATAGATGCCGTCCCGGAGCTTCGCGTACATGAGTGAGGTGCCCTCGGGGGCGACAAAGGCCTGCACGTGCTTACCCGGCAGGAGGGTTCGCTCGTGCTCCCAACGACCGTCCGCTTCTCGGAGCTCCAGCACGCCATCCGCGGTACCAAGGTACATCAAACGCTGGCTGGTCATAGTCCCGTTCTCCTCCTCATGTGCGCGCCCACCGTTCGCGCGTCCTCCCGTGAGCATAACCATGGACATACCGCCCCGTCGTCGGGTCGTGTTTAGCATAGGACCTGGGCGAGCGGCTGTCCAGACACCCGCGGTAATATCGGACTCGCCATTGACGGCAGCCCGTCAGGCCGGCGATGGCAGGGGGGAGAGAAGCATGCACGAGGGTAAAGTCGTCATCATCACGGGGTCCGGCGGCGGCATCGGACGCTACGTCGCCAAGACGTTTGCCCGGCAGCGGGCGAAGGTCGTCGTCTCCGACATCAAGCCGCTCGACAACGTATCGAAAGACCTCGAGGAGGCGGAGGCCGAATACCTGGCGATCCCAGCCGACGTCACGAACGTCGATTCCGTGCGCAACCTGGTCGACACCGTCATGGACAAGTACGGACGCATCGACGTTCTGGACAATAACGCGGCCATTGTGACCCACTTCCAGTGGGGAACGGGCGTGTGGCCGCGAATCGCGGAGCTGGACCCAGCCTTCTGGGACAAGGTGATTCGGACCAATCTCGGTGGGTGCTTCAACTGCACACGATACGTGCTGCCGCACATGGAGGCGCAGCGGTCGGGGCACATCATCAACATGATGGGCGGCTCCAACGCGGTCGGTGGGTCCCCCTATCAGGTCTCGAAGACAGCCATCGCGCAATTTACGCACCACATCGCCCTCGAAGAGCGAGATTACAACATCTGCGCCGTGGCGATAGGGCCGAACCCGCCCGGCATCACAGGCATCGCGACCGAGGACGCGCCCGCGGAGGCGCGGGCGCGCATGCGCAACGTCGATGTCGTCGGCGATCGGTTCGTCATCGCCGCCACGGCCCCGATGGAGTTCAGTGGCAAGCGCATCGACGTGCGGGAGGATGGCACAATCGTCGCGCTGGACTAGCAATGAACGGACGATGGAGGAGTATCATGGGCGCGAAGCACCGCGCGCGATCTTGTTGGGTGGCCGTCGTTTCTACCGGCGCCGCCATTGTTTCCCTCGCTGTTTTCCTTATCGGTCCGGGCCCCGTACGGGCCCAGGATGATCCAACGCTCCTCCGCGAGCTGGCCGTGCGCCTCTTGGACCAGCAGTACGCGTACGGGTCGGCCACGACGACCGCTCAGGAGCGCGTGCAGCTCCTTCCGGGTCGCCTGCCCGATGACCCATCCCTCGCCCTCCCCACACCGCCCGGTGGCCGCCTGATCGGCAGCATGGTTCGACCGGCGCAGCAGGTCGGACCGGGCGGAACAACCACCTCGCGGGAAACGGTCTCCATCGTCTATGACGTTCCGGGTACACCAGATTCAGCCGAGCAGATCTTCACCCAGGCCGTCCTTGACCTCGGATGGACGCCGGCGCCGATCGCGTATACGTCGACGGGCGGATTCCAGCAAACCAGGACGCCGCGCTCGGCGACGTTCTGCCAGACCACGGGACCCGCTGAGGATCCAAACTCCATCGGGCCTTCCCTGACGGTATCGGTTACCCCGGGCGCGCCCGGCTTCTCCGACGTTCGCGTGTCGACCTCGGGCTACGGGCCACCTTGCTGGACGCCGACGCTTCCCGGCTCGGCTCGGGCCTTCAGTCCGTACGGAGGGTCGTATGGCCCTGCTTCCGCGCCAAGCCTCCCAACCCTCACCGCTCCGGACGATGTAGTCCTTCAGAGCGTCGGCGGCTCGTACGGCGGACTGGGGAGCACCGCTTCGGAGGCGCGCGCCACGACGAGCCGGACTCTGGGCGAACTCTTCGACATCTTTGCGCCCCAGCTCGCCGCCGCTGGCTGGGAGCAGATCGAGAAGGGCGCGACGGAAGGCGTGGCCTGGAGCACGTGGCGCGTCCCGAGCGACGACGATATGCTCGGCATGCTCTTGCTCATCCGTCTGCCGGGTCAAGATCAGACGCATCTCGCCGTTCGCGTCTATTCGACGTCGACCGGGCCAGGTTCTTTGGAATCCCCGCACAGCTCGGTCCCTGCTGCTCCGCCAACCCCCGACGAATAGCGGACTCCTCTAGCCAAGCAGATCGAACCAGACCTTGGTCGGCCCGAAGCAAGCTTCAGCAAGTGAGCTGTCGTAGCGAGATGGCCGCGGTGGCGGACGGTACAGTCACCGTCCGCCACCGCTCTATCGCTCAGGGATCGCAGGGACCGGGGCGCCCATCCCTGCCCCGAGCACGGGCGCCCGCGATTACCGTAATCCACGGGAATTTTCGGAGAGCGAGAGGACATGATCGCGCGCGTAACCCGCTGGGGCAGACCGCTGAGCCGCTTCGGCCGAGTCCCGCGCGGGATCTTCGCGCGCAGCATCGAAAACTTGACATCCAGCCTCGGTTATCCCAGAGTGGGCGGGTACGGCAGACTGTCCAAGGGAGCAGCTGATGTCCGCTCGGGCCAATCTGATGCTGATTCTGGGCGCGATCGTCGTGGCCGCATGCGGTTCCCCGCCCGCCGCGTCGCCATCGTCGCGCGCCGACGTCGAACCCAGCCAGTCGCAGCCCATCGCTGCTCACACGCTGGTCATGGCCACCCGCGTCGAGGTCACCAGCCTCTCGCCAGCGCCCTTCTGGCAGCACCGCTTCACGTACCTCTCGACGCCCCGCCTCTTCAATGCGGACCTCACCCTCTTCGACCAGCGCGGAGATCCGCATCCCTATCTCGCTGCGCAGCTTCCCCAGCTCAATACCGATTCGTGGCGCGTGCTGCAGGACGGCGGCATGGAGACGACCTACCGTCTTCGGCCAGGGCTTACCTGGCACGACGGGCAGCCACTCTCCGCGGAGGACTTCGTGTTCGCTTGGCGGCTCCTCACCACCCCCGAGCTCGGCGCCGCCAGCTCCCAGCCCCAGGGCCTCATGCAGGAGGTCACCGCGCCGGATTCCCAGACCGTCGTCATCCATTGGCGGCAGCTCTATCCGGACGCGGGGACGCTCGCCGATGAGTTCCAGCCGTTCCCGCGCCACCTCCTGGAGCAGCCGTTTCGAACACAGAGCGCGGAGAGCTTTCTGGCGCTACCCCACTGGACTCGCGACTACGTCGGACTCGGGCCCTATCGCGTCGACGGTTGGGAGCCGGGCACGTCGATTGAGGGCGTAGCGTTCGACGGCCACGCCCTCGGTCGCCCGCACATCGATCGGATACGGCTCTTGTTCATCAGCGATCCGAACACCGTCCTCGCGAACCTCCTGTCCGGATCGATCCAGATTGCCATCGAAAGCTCGATCCGCTACCAGCAGGCCTTGGTCCTCCAGCAGCAGTGGGGCCAGGGCGGCGGCACCGCGATCCTCTGGCCGTCCATCTGGCGTTCGATCCAGGTGCAGGTGAGACCCGAATATGCAAACCCACCATCGCTGACGGACGTGCGGGTGCGAGGAGCGATTGCCTACGCCCTCGATCGCGAAGCGATGAACGACGCGGTGCTGAACGGCCAGGGCGCCATCACCGACACACTGATCTCGCCGCTCATGAGCTACTACCCGGATGTTGAGCGCGTCGTCACCAAGCACCCATACGACCCGCGACGGAGCGAGCAGCTGATGGGCGAGGTCGGTTATGCGAAGGGCGCGGATGGCATTTACGTCCGAGGCGGCGAGCGGTTCGTGGGAGACCTCCGGGTCCTGGCCGGTGCCCAGCAAGAGGTCGAGCTACCGCTGCTGGGCGGTCAGCTGCGCGCGGCTGGGTTCGACGTCCAAGAAAGTGTGATTCCACCGGTCCAGGGCCAGGATACCAAGTACCAGGCCACGCTCCCGGCGTTCTTCGCGGGTGGCGCGGGCTCCGGCGAGCGAGCGCTCCCCAACTTTTCGACCGCGGCAATTCCAACGGCGGACAATCGCTGGTCCGGGCGGAACTACAGCGGCTGGTCGAACACGGACTACGATCGACTGGTGGAGAGCTTCCTATCGACGCTGCCGCGCGCCGAGCGGGTGCAGCAGATCACGCAGATGGCGAAGATCCTGAGCGACGAGCTACCGGCCATCACGTACTACTTCTCACCGGACGGCGTCGCCTACCTCGCCGGGCTGACGGGCCCCCAGGTCGTCGTACCGGACGTCGCCACGACCTGGAAC containing:
- a CDS encoding iron-containing redox enzyme family protein yields the protein MSGAAQPVSSVEFVRRLTQEIATSPNLRVHHPFVRAVSAGTASRDHIRAWALQDYQFRRAVPRIAMLRYLACSDPVFQPRLFEVVEEETRGLLPGSAGHPDMFLEFADCFGIRRDEFDTVPMAPATAAHLYFAELIVHTLPWFVVLAAQLGAEATFPPAAAALGRGFVEHYGVPPEKARFFTVHVEADEDHGTLAKDVALAYISTPALQDLTRRTTLRRLELLYDVWTVKE
- a CDS encoding ABC transporter substrate-binding protein; this translates as MPSLAAKPIQSLGLTSGSQTRLFNAGLVLPDDRGLAQPYLADTLPLLGTDSWQVFADGRMETTYHLRSGLTWHDGHPLTASDFVFSWHVYAVPQLGQATSPPVGLMEEVLAPDDRTVLIRWKRLYPDAGALEAAGGGGTSPSFPALPRHILEPAFAQANWDQFAALPYWSTEFIGLGPYRLDRWEPGTFLEGVAFDGHALGRPNIERIRVTWVPDFNTTLANLLAGEAHMTIDDSIRFQQGLILRQRWSPLNAGSVLVYPGLWRWTQIQQRAEYADPRELRDPNVRRALAYAVDKETLNAALFEGEGIMTENPVPPTADYFADVDRAATKYPFDVRRSEQLMSEAGFRKAANGVFVGPRGAAFETELAVLQSPQNETEMSIMASTWRQAGFRIEEVVWPAVQARDGQLRNTNSGLSTTSGPAGEATLADHASSEIPRPDNRWSGSNRGGWVNPEFDGLVDRLNSTLDRADRVGLLSDMARIFSEDAAVISLYFNPTTTAVAAGLTGPQPVVPTSDVAWNVHLWTFH
- a CDS encoding SDR family NAD(P)-dependent oxidoreductase; translated protein: MHEGKVVIITGSGGGIGRYVAKTFARQRAKVVVSDIKPLDNVSKDLEEAEAEYLAIPADVTNVDSVRNLVDTVMDKYGRIDVLDNNAAIVTHFQWGTGVWPRIAELDPAFWDKVIRTNLGGCFNCTRYVLPHMEAQRSGHIINMMGGSNAVGGSPYQVSKTAIAQFTHHIALEERDYNICAVAIGPNPPGITGIATEDAPAEARARMRNVDVVGDRFVIAATAPMEFSGKRIDVREDGTIVALD
- a CDS encoding peptide ABC transporter substrate-binding protein; the encoded protein is MSARANLMLILGAIVVAACGSPPAASPSSRADVEPSQSQPIAAHTLVMATRVEVTSLSPAPFWQHRFTYLSTPRLFNADLTLFDQRGDPHPYLAAQLPQLNTDSWRVLQDGGMETTYRLRPGLTWHDGQPLSAEDFVFAWRLLTTPELGAASSQPQGLMQEVTAPDSQTVVIHWRQLYPDAGTLADEFQPFPRHLLEQPFRTQSAESFLALPHWTRDYVGLGPYRVDGWEPGTSIEGVAFDGHALGRPHIDRIRLLFISDPNTVLANLLSGSIQIAIESSIRYQQALVLQQQWGQGGGTAILWPSIWRSIQVQVRPEYANPPSLTDVRVRGAIAYALDREAMNDAVLNGQGAITDTLISPLMSYYPDVERVVTKHPYDPRRSEQLMGEVGYAKGADGIYVRGGERFVGDLRVLAGAQQEVELPLLGGQLRAAGFDVQESVIPPVQGQDTKYQATLPAFFAGGAGSGERALPNFSTAAIPTADNRWSGRNYSGWSNTDYDRLVESFLSTLPRAERVQQITQMAKILSDELPAITYYFSPDGVAYLAGLTGPQVVVPDVATTWNVHEWQLQ